Genomic window (Festucalex cinctus isolate MCC-2025b chromosome 7, RoL_Fcin_1.0, whole genome shotgun sequence):
CCTGCAAAACAGAATAGGCACTGGGTCAATCACCTTCTCAAAAGCACCGCTTTATGAACTTGCATTGTGTTGAAAATAACTTTATTACGGACTCCGACAATTTTTAACTGGCACTGAAAACCATTACTGGTAAGACACGGCTGTTCTGTTAGTGTGATGAATTGTTTAAAAGCTTAAAGAGTGCTATTTTGCTAGTTACCCTCCACAGCTCGACGCTAACTGGCTGGTTGGGTGGTTTGTCTTTGTAGATTTCTTCGATAGCCGTCTTCCAGAACTGCATTCGCATCAGGCCGAGAGACTTTTGCGAGACGGAGTCCTTCACCTTGTAGAGAGAATACAAACACGTGTCTAAAATACACGCATCAGGAGCATTATACAAAGATAAAGCAGGGACGGTAATTGATAAGATTTAAATCATAAATTTGAGTTAATTGCTGTGGACATTTTTCAGGAGATTCTGGAGTTTAAAAGTGACTCGTTTTCCTGGTGAATTTAAATCCCGCTAAGAAATAGACAAGAATTGCGGAATCATTTTTACACAAAATGGTCCTAACATCCTGCATCACTGATGGACTACCTGCCTGTGCTAGCTCTACGTTGAAAGCTCGCAACGCCAAGGCAGAGCGTCGTGCTTCCTTTGGCAGCAGGAGGGAGCACACAAAGCCCTCGTAGTCCCTGGACCTGAGGGGAGAGGAGGACATGTTAAGATGGTGCTTTCACATACGATAACCTACTTCAtttacattgatttaaaaaaaaatcttttttcagAATGTAGCCTATGTATGTAGGAGGACAATTATAATATTACAATGTGACAATTACAGTAAGTTGTTATCATTAATTCTGTCTCGACTAGAGTTATTTTGGTTTGTCCTGCCTGAACTTTGAATGTTGGCTGGTCAGTCCTTGAATGTCCTCTAGAGGTCACTGatgtggcactttttttttttttttaacctaatatatatatttcgttATCTTTTCCTTCAATCAATTACCAATATTGACCTGATGAGTTGGTTTTAGCACgtgaaataaattaaagaagAAAATCGGCCACCCAAACATGGCTTGGCAGACCCACCTGACCAGCTCCAAGCAGAACCTCTCATTGTGCTGAACATCCGCAGTGGCGCTGGCCGCGGCTCTCACACTCCGAATTTCCGCCGCCCGTCGAGCACACGCACTGGCCGGGGACGTCTTGCGCTGGACGGTGAAAATCAGCGAGGGTTTAATACAAGACGCTGTATGTTTTATACAACTGATGCTCGCTGCCATGTTTTTACACTTCAACTTCCTGATTTTCTTCTTCGCTTAATGTTTTTGGTGCGTGGTCGCCACCTGTAAGCTCGATACCACCACCTAAAGCGAGActatttgcattaaagtgtcacTTGATGctataaaatatatacaatttttttttaaagtttattattgttattattattgttgttattattattgttgttattattattaatattattattagaatttttctatttttatattctgttctATCTGCTGCTGTGCTGTGCAGGAaacctttgattttattttgtaacacgcttcGCGGAAACAACagatcatttattttgtaaggcACGACCGGAAACCAAGGgaggttactttttttttttttttttttttgtaccacttAGCGCATGAGACCCAAAAAAAAGTGCCGATGCAGCGTGACAAGAGGAGAAAACGTCACCTGACAATTTAGTCAAGGAGAGGAACTCCTCTCATGGGAACCAGACGGATGTCCGCATACTTCTTGTGGCtacttttgtgcgtgtgtggccGGCTGTGGACGAGCCAAAGTCCCGGTGAAGGGTGAGTCCCTCCCCTGGAGCTAACGGTTTGACAAGTGACGCTAGTTAGTTAGCAGCTCAGCCAAGCAAAACTTtttgtttctctctctcgctccctcAAAAGTGAAACTTTTACATATCCTGCTGCCTGTTCTCTGGAGTACTTACTTTGAAGTAGGCTACTTTTATTACCCCCCAACTGTTGTTTTTCCTTTCTCTACGCCACCTACTTTCCTCATTTCTCAACTAGTTAAACGTCGtcgaagtagtttgtttaattataatTGCACTATATTGTGctctatttacaaaatattaaatcatTGAACACCAAATATACAATATTCAATATTTGCATCTTTAGtatttcatatttataaaatatttcatGTATCGTAAATTTTGTCATACACCTGTAATGTAGCATATTTACATTATATTCATTCAATACATTTAATGGACCATATTTGCCAAATACTTTTGACTATTCACCTGTAATGTACACTATAATCATATGTAATGAATGCAGTTCTAATTTACCATATTTAGGTCACATTTAATGTTTACAATGTATCAAATTTTGTGTACCTCTAATGTACATATTTAGGCCGTATTTAGTGTTATGTATGTCTGTTATGTACTTTTGCACTTGTTGCAGTGGTGAACAGTGTTTTGTGGAGTTGCATCACATTTGCTGATTCATAGTTGTCTTATTAGTTATACGGTTGTTTCATGTGACTTAAAGATTGACATCGATTCAATTAATGATATTTGCAAATTATTTGACTGTAACAAAAAATCTGTAAAAAGCAATgggtgattaaaaaatgtagactattttataattttaaaagaaggcataacaaaaaacaaaggctTTGATTTTATGCATAAGGGCCATCTTGGATAGTACGTGGAGAAATTTGTCTCACAATTATTCACACAAATATATCTGCAAATTTAACATGTTTTTCAGGTCCACAAATATATCCGTGGGAATCCTGTCTCGTTTTAGAGAACCAGCTCTTTTGACTCACTAAAAAGAGACGTCTCTTTTGGTTCCCAATCTGTtctttacaatttattttgtttaaattagtGTATTAGCAAAATAATGTCAAATTATGCAtatcaatgggaaaaaaaatctgtctgacACTGTACGTTGTTTACACTTAAGAGTGTCGGCAATAGATGGCATTCCGGAGCCCTTCATGGACATCCTGCAGCCCTACGCGGACGGCCACGGCCCTCGCCACTCGCACCGCCACGTCAGGGACTGTCAGCTCAGCGTGCACGGCAATCGCACGCACGAGAGCTTTCGCGCCTGCAACCACAGCGGTCTACCGGTGGCCGAGTCCAGGCTGGTCGTGTACAAGCTGCCAAACCGTATCGTGACCGGTAAGGAATCAGTCATatctttttttactttgttattACAGTGAACCCCTATTCATTGTGGGGAAATGTTCCAGACACACCCGCAATAGGTGAAAATCTGTAATGAACGgccatattaaaaaataaatagtacagTTTTCCCCATTGATACATTTATCATTCAAACTTAGGTAGTTTTTAAAGTATTAATTTCCATCACGCCTGTTGTCTATTTCTGTCAATAAACGGAAGACTATCATATAACATCATTTTgaggaaacaaaaagaagaatctCTCACTTGCGCAGTTCTCActgtataatgtaaaaaaccttaaaattgcataaaagTCCACTATATAGTTTGGTACAAATGAGGAACCTTGATATATTTATTCATCTGGTTATGTTGCAAGTCAAACTGAACTGTTTTACCGATTTAAAAAGTTGGAGATGGCAAACAAGTGTAACCTTTAACCTTAATATACCGATTGACTTTATCAAGAATAACAGTTATCTTCAATATTGTCAACCATCCTTTTGTGTTGCAAGTTTGATTGATGAATTTTGACGTTTTAATGAAGTTTCAAATGTTAAGTTAACTTAAAGCatagtttttaataaaattgattccatttgttttattattatatattaaaaaattctGAATTGTTATGGATTGCATTGATCCATTTGACCTATAACTTTAATACGTTGATGGCCTTTAACAATTTAACAAGACAATCATCTTCAATCCTCCTGCTGTTGCTTTGAGACTCAAACTGACCTTCttttaaaaacagaagaaaaaaaatatttgatttaaactttttttactgtttttcttacaagtattttaattttcataaagctatttttttaaataaatttttagtGTATTGAAgatttcatacatttattacaAGTAAAATAGAAGTCATGTTCCTTTTTTCAATTCAGTAAATAAcagtgtagttaaaaaaaaacaaaaaacgatcaaAATCGGTCTGTTGTCTTGAGGAATGAGCTGAGTGGAGAGGCGTGGCTTTCGATTTACTGATCGATCAACGTTCATCCTCACAGAGGGTCATGAGCTGTGAGTCGTGACCAAAAGAACAAGATTgtggaaatgagtttcctccaatACAAGTAGTTCTTTATTGATTTGGCCTGATGACAAAAACtgtgaatgagaaaaaaattcaGCAAGGATTGAAGGATCAATCAACAAATTCACCTATTCACACATAACCTCTACTttgttattaacaaaaaaaaaaaatgcggaaCCACAAATTTGTAGTAGTTCATTCCCTCTGCCTGGCTTCAGGTCATTTTACCGTGGTCCGTGACCCGCTGAGGACCCTGTCGGTGCTGGAGCCTGGCCGGCCAGGAGGATGCAGCAGTCACCGCTTGTCCACGGTGGAGGAGACGTCCCAGGCCGCTGGCTGTCTGTACGCCCAGAACGGCGGCTACTTCAACACCCGTACGGGCCAATGTCTAGGCAACGTGGTGAGCGACGGCAGGATTGTGCAGGACAGTGGCGGTGTGCAGAACGCCCACTTTGGAATTAGGAAGGATGGGACACTGGTGTTTGGGTGAGAAAACAGAAAACTAAGgctgaattacatttttttttgtttatgtttgatGCAGTACTAATTTACCCCATATAGATTATACTAAATGTTTATTTACCTAGAAGAACGTAGTATGTaccatatattttattattttttatcatttttttatatcatatttatatttgttttatttaataataataataataataatatattattattgatatgtttttatatattacagtgttccctcgtttatcgctggttcatctttcgcggtctttttttgttacagcatcctttttggtttggttatttttttttggtctttgcatGGCTGTATCTCTCGAACTCTACGTTTGAccggggacatacgggcatcTGTGGATTCGTCTCAACGAAACCTTTCCAACGGCgtctgtcccgtcgctccacgaCATTACGTTCCGGTGATatggaaaatatatactgtgctgtataataagtaaattaaaaaaaacatattttgatggaaaaaaatggctgtaaatgaaaaaaaacacatcaatgATGAGTGAAaatagcattcataataaactaaaaatcataccaaaatgaaaaaaacatctacaataaaaaaaagaaaaaaaatactgtgctgtataataagtaaattaaaaacaacaacatatttttaatggaaaataaatgactgtaaatgaaaaaaaacaaaacataaatgatgaatgaaaaagcattcataataaagtaaaaatcataccaaaatgaaaaaacgtatataataaacaaaaaatatatataattaccgggaatttaaaaaaaaataaattaacgcGGCATTATcgtgggtagtttttggaacgtaacacccgcgttaaacgagggaacactgtatatttatatttgtttatttatatctatattagttagcacgtctgcctcccagtgctgaggactcgggtttgagtccaggctccggctttactgggcggagtttgcatgttctccccgtgccgtgaatggcaggttaattgggcgctctgaattgtccctaggtgtgcgtgtgagtgtggattgttgttcgtctctgtgtgccctgtgtgtctggcaaccagttcagggtgtatcccacctactgcccaaagccagctgggataggctccagcacccctgcgaccctggTGAAGAaaggcggttaagaaaatggatggatggatagtcagCCTTCTGTTTGTACAGGTATCTGTCCGAGGATGAGGTTCTGGACCAGTCCAACCCATTCGTGCAGTTGGTCAGCGGAGTGATGTGGTTGCTCCGAAACGGCGAAGTGTACGTCAATTCCAGTCTGAAGGCCGAGTGCGATGAGACGCAGGAGACTGGTACAGACGTTTCTCATTGGGTACTCAACCCCtatccccacccccacccccgtgGTTTCATGTGCCCACAGTCATCATCATCGTTCCGTGACCTGAGGTGTGCTCTGTGCTTCGACAGGCTCCTTACACTATTTCACTGATGTTGTGTCAGCCAGGACGGCGTTGGGTCACGACGCCAAGGGCAGGGTGATCTTGTTACAGCTGGACGGACAGACAGGAGAAAGGGGGTGAGAGATCTTATAACATTCAGGATTGAGGTGAAAAGTATGTCCTTAAATTTGTCTGTCAGACCCGAATTTCCAAAAGGTTTGGGGGTTGTCAATTCCTCATGGATCTCAAGATGTTTCATATCGTCGACAGAATGAGCCTTTGGgagatggccgacttcctgaAGCGAAATGGAGTCATCAACGCCATCAATATGGACGGCGGCGGGTCTGCCACTTTCGTCTCAAACGGCACCTTGGCAAACTACCCGTCTGACAAATGGTACCTTGCGCCACAATTGCATGCCTCTTATTGTTGCCTGAAACTATTAATCCCGCCCTCGGAATCTCACCTCAGCAAAGCGGACATAAGGTGGCGCTGCGCTCGGGCGGTCTCCACCATCCTGTGCGTCCACCCGCCACGTTGCCAGCCATCAGACTGCGGCGAGCACGGCCAGTGCGTGGACGGCGTGTGTCGCTGCCAGGAGGGCTGGCGGGGCGCCGACTGCGGCTCGTCAGCGTGTCAGCTGCCGTCGTGCGGCCCCCGCAAGATCTGCACCGCCAGTGAGTGTCCACCCCGCCGAGGCACCACCACCAACTTCTGTCCTTCTGAGTCCTTTTTGTAACAAAGGTTTTTCCATTTGTCATTTTGCAGGTGGTTGTGTTTGTGATGCCGGATGGACGGGCAAGAACTGCAGTCAAGGTAAGTGCACATAAGCTGCAACTAACtcctaaaagtacaaaaaatgaaCTGAAACATTTATCCATATGCAAAAAGGACAGttgaaaatttaagaaaaaaatacagtaaaatttgaaaattgttactttaaataagcaaaattttatttacatttttacctgtaagattttgaaaaataagaaaataatactaggcccatatcaaccacagtggccttgaaaatagtatttttacaCTAAAAAACTATTGACTTTTTTCAAGCTGAACCAGACCACTGAGCGGGTAGGTCATTTActggcaagtggaaaaattagctTACTAAATATAACGAAacaatttttatgaaaaaaaggccaaaaataaagtgcaataatgcactttgtttgatttttttttcagacttgcATTTTTTTCCGTTTACTTTATTACTAGATtatgcaaaatcttaaaatactaaaattcaactttgtgctgaggaagtaggtaacaaccaatcatgggtcacctgttttctggggttggtcaacaaactgagccatgattggtcgttataccaacttcctcaacacaggtgatgtcatcaacagtcgacagcaagtagaaaaattacttatgAAAAGTATTAAttctacgtaaaaaaaaaaaatgaagttaccacaataattatagacaaaatatttttttttttcactgctgaaaattgctcaatgagtcaagtatccctttaagtcaaaataatttgttaaaacaaaataagcaaatttaggttcaatttaataaattatatcttacTTAAGATTTCAGTTTTACTTAAGATTTCTCTTAGCTCCGCTATATAGCAAGAGGATCTAGAAGAAAGAGCTAACACATGCTAGCATAGTTGAAATGTATAAACTACATCTTATGTCCCTTTTTCTAAGAATGTCTGCCTGGTTTCTATGGCGACGGCTGCAATCAGACGTGCTCCTGTTTGAACGGCGGCTCGTGCCATCACATCCATGGACGCTGCAGCTGCTCTCCGGGGTTCACTGGAAAAAACTGTGAAGAAGGTAGTACAAGAAATTTGCCAACGGTaaaatatttagttttaataTTCATTGTGCTAACGAGAGGAGCTAAGAGAGGAAGTTGACACAAGTAAATACTATAAAAGAGAAttgatgatattaaaactgtatGTTGTGTTCCCGGTCTCAGAATGTCTGTCAGGTTTCTATGGCGACGGCTGCAATCAGACGTGCTCCTGTTTGAACGGCGGCTCGTGCCATCACATCCATGGACAATGCAGCTGCTCTCCGGGGTTCTCCGGCGCAACCTGTGAAGAAGGTACGAGAGATGAAGTGCTGCCATAGAAAAGCTATTAGACTTAGACTATTCTCAACATTAGCTCAGCACCACATTGCCCATAGAGGCACacttatatactgtatgtcaaaCGTGTCTATTTAGTTGTTgtgttttgtcatttaaaaaaaaataatttattgtaaCAGATGGACGCTCACAGGCCAAAGATCGGGAGCAAGAAACTCATTATTTGACAGAGTAAGTATAGAAAgtattttggggtttttttttccttgaaaaaaatatgacttcatAAATATGGCTGGAGTCTGGCCTAAACCATGTACCtccaaaattgtcacttttcaggagaccacaACAACGGTCTCGTTAGCTCAATTGTTTATttcttcttccatttttttttttctgaaatgttcattttaactgttttttttgttttttgtttttgttttttttttgtttcatttttggaCCTTTTTCCCTTgtatttttcccattaaaaaaaattaataaatctgttattttgtatttttctttattcctattcctatttgttgtttttttttttttttttttttttttttttttacatttaatattaCTTTCCAGTtcttaatattttgttgttgttgttgttgttttctcattttcttattcccattttcacaaaaaaaagattctttactttgtttctctttttgcttttatttttttgctaattttcttttttgttcattttcaatttccatattcattgttttttcctttatttttattttcttttgatgtttttgctagaattttttatttatttaaaagatgTCATTAAATATCTTTACAACTGTTGCAGTTCTTGTACTACAATtctatactttttgtttttctttttccttttatttcttttgctcattttctcgtttgttcattttcaatttacaattattttttcactttattttttattttattttgatgtttttgctagaaaatgttcttttttttaaatttaaaacatgaCATTAAATAACTTTACAACTGTTGCAGTTCTTGTGTTACGATTCtatcctttttgtttttctttttccttttattttttattttttgcttaattttcttttttgttcattttcaatTTACAAATTCATTGGGGGGTTTTTCTAGATGTTTttgctagaattttttttattattattatttttaaacacgtACCGTAATTAAACAACTTTACAACTGTTGCAGTTCTTGTATTACAACTCTTcgttttggacaaaaaaaaaagtaaaatattcttgtaatattgtcATATTTTCCCTCAAACATAAACAACTTTTTAccaagggaaaaaaatcttCTCTTCTTTACAGGGCAACATGGCTGACGCTAACCATCATCCTGAGCGTTCTGCTGATGTTCAGCCTCCTGGCGCTGGTCGTGCGGCTGTTGGGGCACTCGCCGCCGCGTCGCACAGGTGCCAACTACGCCTACCTGCCTCTGACCACCTCTGACGGAGAGGTTTCCAACAGCGCAGGGCCAGGCAAATGGTATCGGGATGGCTCAAACTCTCTGGAATTAATGTAATTCACGAAGGAAAGACATTGGGAAGTTGTGGTGACTTTTGAACACTGGAACGGGTCAGTGCTATCCGGTCTGtagctttttttctctccatgttccattgaaattcaattgcacTATCACATGCAGCATTTCATCACCAAACCTAGCCATGATATAGCCACTGACTGATTTAACCATATCCTCTCACACGCTATACCGTAACTTAATATTCAATTGCATTGGCAGTATTTCATCAGCAAGTGGAGAAGGGTACACTTCCGCACATTCCAGAAATGATCAGGTATGAAAGATTGACTTGGTTGTTTAATATCACCCTTGATGGGTGGCCGATGGGTGGCCAGGCATTTCAAACACCCagtgtttaatttttattttattttatttttttgaagattGTGGTACTTCTCAGGAATAAATGCTGCTGCCTGTGATCTGCAATCAATGTTGTACAAATTAATTTTTatagaatataaaaatataaatgctgaATTTATGGAAATTTGTGAAATTATATTTATAGTACTAtatcaatggggtatatgcaacggaaaaggcgggactgttttttgcacatcaggtTGTTtctggttcggtttgcgacgtgtgggctgtgtcaaaaatatttgtgcttccgactttgtgcccctcggttgcgcgttcgcaacctgaaccggaaataaactgatgtgcaaaatcacgtcccgcctcttccgtggcatataaccCATATTTGTTGAGAATATCAAaccaatgaataaaaacaaaaaacaaacatgtttttatgtcTGGTTATTTGGCAGTTTGTGGAGGGGGGGGCTTTAGGATGTAATTCCTGCCTGTAATCGCAGGAGGGCGCCAAAGCGTCACAAACACCGTTTTTCTCTCTCTACCTCTGTTTTTCacaggctccaggtggaggattGGAACAGTCACTTGCCTTTAGGTGCCGGTCGGCTGTTTTCGCTCCTGcgcctgggagaccccatgtggcttacatgaggtaagcttgtgtgtgagtgagtggttaaaagagaaaaaaaaatctgtttttcacATTTCCTGTTGTTCTTTTTCACGTTTGTGTTCCTTTTCTCGTTTTTGAATCTAATTTTTCATTCTACTTTGGTTCCTTTTAGCTTAATTTGTTCTCACTTTCATTATTCCTAATTCATTTTTCCCTACATTTTCTTTCTACctcttttttgacatttttccacTCTTGTAATTTTCCATTCCCCCCACCCTGTATCTATGCCTTATTCTCCTTttgttttccattattttcctttttgaatCCTTAATTTCCCCCTTTTTCGTTTTCAGTTTCCAATCTGTTGATTTTAgtctttccccttttttttcttctgacattttccactggattttttttttcattattcaataaaaattttaaatgttaaacaGATTTATTTGAAAAATCTGAATAGCATAGGCTTCTGTatgcaaataaaacaagaaaattgagaaattaaaaaaaatgaatagctttaaaaaaaaatcctaataaatcaaaagaaaataaagaaaaccatttaaaatacaacatacaaaaaatacccccccaaaaaacaaataaccTAATtagactttattattattattattattgttattattattattatacgcgATTTTTTAAGTGCTGCTAATGAATTTAAAAGACTCTAAAAACCAAATTTCAGCTGCCTTGATACATCTATTTTTGCATGTTTGATTGGATTGTTGTTGAGACGAGACGCAAGCAGATTTGTGACTTGGAGGACTTTGCAACTGTTTTGAAGTCAAGCAATCTGATGCAACACCATGCATGAAGCATGTGCGTGTGTACATGTACGCGCGTGATTTTTGCTCCTCTGGGTGTGTGCACATATTTGTGGCCCAACACTCCACCCAAAGTATGAAACAGCTTGTAAATATGTCATGACAATTACATGGAATTGTGTGAATAAATGAAGAagaaagtcaaagcaaaaagcaAAAGTGCCACACAGTCGGATCGGAGGTCAGTGTTTCTCGTAGGCACCGCCCACATTCCCCTCCGTGTGTTGACACTGAAGTGTGGGAAGGTCCTGACCCTGTGGACCCTCCAATGAGGTCACCACTgacagtaaagaaaaaaaaaaaaagacttgtgatttttattttttatttttttttaatgtgctatataaaataaagttttcaacAGTCTTAACAAATTTAAACAGTAGGACGTACATAAACAAAAATTtaagaaatgcaaaaaaaagctaaaatatacaacaagctaaaaaaaaatacaaaattattttatttaataattagaGTCataaaattatagacaaaaatatttttaaatactaataaaccaataaaaacaaaacaaaaataaaacataaaatgtaatgtgTTTCCCAGCCTTGACTTGCAACTGTTTGTAGTATAAACATTTCCAAATATCGAGGTGTGTCTAGTTTTATATTTCATTGATGTCGTTGATTTTTATAACAGCAATGTGACGCATTGCATAAAGCCTCCATTTAGTTTCCTTTTCCATACTGTACATCTTGTCCCATTTCCCAGTAGAGCACAGACGAAAACAGTAGGTTATTGACCTCTGCGTGAGCCCATGCGCTACGTATGCAGTTGTGC
Coding sequences:
- the nagpa gene encoding N-acetylglucosamine-1-phosphodiester alpha-N-acetylglucosaminidase, yielding MGTRRMSAYFLWLLLCVCGRLWTSQSPGEGVSAIDGIPEPFMDILQPYADGHGPRHSHRHVRDCQLSVHGNRTHESFRACNHSGLPVAESRLVVYKLPNRIVTGHFTVVRDPLRTLSVLEPGRPGGCSSHRLSTVEETSQAAGCLYAQNGGYFNTRTGQCLGNVVSDGRIVQDSGGVQNAHFGIRKDGTLVFGYLSEDEVLDQSNPFVQLVSGVMWLLRNGEVYVNSSLKAECDETQETGSLHYFTDVVSARTALGHDAKGRVILLQLDGQTGERGMSLWEMADFLKRNGVINAINMDGGGSATFVSNGTLANYPSDKCKADIRWRCARAVSTILCVHPPRCQPSDCGEHGQCVDGVCRCQEGWRGADCGSSACQLPSCGPRKICTASGCVCDAGWTGKNCSQECLPGFYGDGCNQTCSCLNGGSCHHIHGRCSCSPGFTGKNCEEECLSGFYGDGCNQTCSCLNGGSCHHIHGQCSCSPGFSGATCEEDGRSQAKDREQETHYLTEATWLTLTIILSVLLMFSLLALVVRLLGHSPPRRTGANYAYLPLTTSDGEVSNSAGPGKWYRDGSNSLELM